The genomic interval CTGCCCGGGTGGATGAAGCCGAGGCGGGTCGCGTGGAGGCACAGCCGGCGGAACAGGCCCCCGGGACCGCCGTGCTCGCGGTCGCCGACGATCGGGTGGCCGATGGCCGCGAGCTGGACACGGATCTGCCTGCGCCGGCCCGTGTCGAGCGAGAGCTCGAGGAGCGTCGTGTCCTGCCCGCGCGCGAGCACCCGGTAGCGCGTGATGGCCGTCTTGCCTTCGGGGCCTCGCGCGGTGTGGACACGGAGGCTCCGGTCCTCGACGAGGCGGCTCTCGAGCGTCCCCGACTGCTCGCGCACGTGGCCCTTCACGAGCGCCGTGTAGACGCGCTGGACCGTGCGCTCCTCGAACTGGGTCTGGAGGTGCTGCTTGGCTTCCGGGGACTTGGCGAACACCAGGAGCCCCGAGGTGTCGCGGTCGAGGCGGTGGACGATGAAGGGGCGCGCACGCGGCCGCTGGGCCTGGAGATAGTCCCAGAGCAGGCGGTAGGCGGTGCGCTCGCGCTCGCGCTCGGTCGCCATGGTGAGGAGTCTCGCCGGCTTGTCCACGACGACGATCGCCTCATCCTGGTACACGAGGCCGAGACCCTTCGGGAAGGGGATGCGGCCGCGCCCGCCGAGCTCGACGCGGTCGT from Candidatus Methylomirabilota bacterium carries:
- a CDS encoding RluA family pseudouridine synthase produces the protein MSPATLADRLHALFPDSSGRSLKQWLESGRVEVNGRVARDGRAVVRADDRVELGGRGRIPFPKGLGLVYQDEAIVVVDKPARLLTMATERERERTAYRLLWDYLQAQRPRARPFIVHRLDRDTSGLLVFAKSPEAKQHLQTQFEERTVQRVYTALVKGHVREQSGTLESRLVEDRSLRVHTARGPEGKTAITRYRVLARGQDTTLLELSLDTGRRRQIRVQLAAIGHPIVGDREHGGPGGLFRRLCLHATRLGFIHPGSGKAMRFESAAPAAWV